One window of the Eucalyptus grandis isolate ANBG69807.140 chromosome 8, ASM1654582v1, whole genome shotgun sequence genome contains the following:
- the LOC104430320 gene encoding disease resistance protein RUN1-like — MVPAMERDGGLRIEYEVFLSFRGADSRETFTDCLHEGMEGAGIHVFRDDDELQVGNYASSKWCLVELTKMVTMASKSDSTKEILPIYLHVNSDDVKLKTPLYHDAFVQHERNFGADQVKVWRDALMEVEEIKRWSLKTYTGYGKLIKEIVQEVLIKLNAGYKNVTEHLVEDHVQIDAIMKLLEVDYSGMRFVGVHGIGGIDKTTLAKVIYNKLYSRFDCYSFLENVQEISRRSDGIIYLQKQLLSSILHSTRSNSIFVCDNDQGIGMIKKALCDKKILIVLDDVEKKEQLEKLVGKSDWFENGSKVIITTRNMSVLTDRTERLEVDAVPNRHEGILTYEVKEMGFSQALQLFCRHSFRRDFPTEDYNILSRQIILILGKLPLAIEVIGSSLSGVSTDKALWEETLKKLQKVPPKEVQETLMISYEGLEPTQRRVFLDIACFFIKENNKYLIFMWSDCEFYPHDAIRVLLLRSLINIGDDNKFSMHDQVRDLGRHIVYEENCRFPGKRSRASEEIEALSLSYNGQSDGGGYTFTDEELQRLRSLSDEFLPS; from the exons ATGGTTCCTGCAATGGAGAGAGACGGAGGCTTGAGGATTGAGTACGAGGTGTTCTTAAGCTTCAGAGGGGCTGACAGTCGCGAAACATTCACTGATTGCCTCCACGAAGGCATGGAAGGTGCTGGGATCCATGTCTTCAGGGATGATGACGAGCTCCAAGTCGG GAACTATGCGTCGAGCAAATGGTGCCTCGTCGAGCTCACTAAGATGGTTACAATGGCATCAAAGTCGGACAGCACGAAAGAGATTCTCCCCATTTATCTTCACGTGAATTCGGATGATGTCAAGCTCAAGACTCCGCTGTATCATGACGCATTCGTACAGCACGAGAGGAACTTTGGAGCAGACCAAGTGAAGGTGTGGCGTGATGCCCTCATGGAGGTTGAGGAAATAAAGCGATGGAGCTTGAAAACTTATACAGG CTATGGCAAACTCATTAAAGAGATCGTCCAGGAGGTCCTGATTAAGCTAAACGCCGGATATAAGAATGTGACCGAACATTTAGTCGAAGATCATGTTCAGATTGATGCGATAATGAAGCTGTTGGAGGTTGACTACAGTGGCATGCGTTTTGTGGGAGTCCATGGAATAGGTGGTATTGATAAGACAACACTtgcaaaagtcatttacaaCAAATTATATTCTCGTTTTGACTGCTACAGTTTCCTCGAAAATGTCCAAGAGATCTCCAGAAGATCGGACGGTATCATCTACTTGCAGAAGCAACTGCTGTCAAGCATCCTCCATTCGACGCGCAGCAACAGTATTTTTGTTTGTGACAATGACCAAGGGATTGGCATGATAAAGAAGGCACTTTGTGACAAGAAAATCCTCATTGTGCTCGATGATGTGGAAAAAAAGGAGCAGCTCGAAAAGCTAGTTGGGAAGAGCGATTGGTTTGAAAACGGAAGCAAGGTCATTATAACAACTAGGAACATGAGCGTCCTGACCGACCGGACGGAAAGATTAGAGGTCGACGCTGTCCCAAATCGACATGAAGGAATCTTGACATATGAAGTCAAGGAAATGGGATTCAGTCAAGCGCTTCAGCTATTCTGCCGACATTCCTTTAGAAGAGACTTTCCTACAGAAGATTACAATATCCTATCAAGACAGATCATCTTGATTTTAGGGAAGCTGCCTTTGGCTATCGAGGTGATAGGGTCATCGCTTTCTGGCGTTTCCACTGACAAGGCCTTATGGGAAGAGACTCTGAAGAAGTTACAGAAAGTTCCTCCAAAGGAAGTCCAAGAGACGTTGATGATAAGTTACGAGGGATTAGAACCAACACAGCGGAGAGTTTTTCTGGACATCGCGTGctttttcatcaaagaaaataataaatatctgATTTTCATGTGGAGTGATTGTGAATTCTATCCTCATGACGCAATTAGAGTCCTCCTTCTTAGGTCCTTGATAAATATTGGAGATGATAATAAGTTTTCAATGCATGACCAAGTTAGGGATCTTGGAAGGCACATTGTCTACGAAGAGAATTGCAGATTTCCTGGCAAGCGTAGCAGG GCaagtgaagaaatagaagcacTGAGTCTGAGCTATAATGGTCAAAGTGATGGTGGTGGCTATACCTTCACTGATGAAGAATTACAGAGACTACGGAGTCTAAG CGATGAATTTTTGCCTAGTTAA